The genomic stretch CAGGGCAACCCCACGCATCTGCTGCTGGGCCCGTGGGACCACGGGGCGCGCTGCAATGTCTCGCCCTGGCGGTCGCGGATCGAGCCGGAATTCGCGCTGCTGGGCGAGATGCTGCGCTTCTTCGACGAATATCTGATGGGCCATGACACCGGCCTGCGCGACGAAGCGCCGATCCATTACTTTTCCATGCATGGCGAGAGCTGGAACGCCGCCGCGAGCTGGCCGCCGGTGCCGGACACCGCGCGGCTGCATTTCGCCCCCGGCGCACTCGGCACGGCGCCCGGCAGCAACAGCGTGGCCCACCACCCGAGCGACTTCGCCTGGGGTTCGGGCGATGGCACGCGCTATGAGCGCATCGCCGCCATCAATGCGCTCGACTACCACACGGACTGGACGGAGCGGCAGGCCGCCCTGCCCGGCTATGACACGGCCCCCTTCGAGCAGGATATGGTGCTCAGCGGCCATGTGATCGCCGAGCTGATGATCGCCTCCAGCGAGGCGGATGCCTCCATCCTCTGCTACATTTCCGAGATCGAGCCGGATGGCACGGCGCGCTACGTGACCGAGGGGCTGTTGCGCGCCCTGCACCGGCAGGAGGCGCCCAACCCGCCCGAATACCAATCCACCTGGCCCTTCCGGAGCTTCCACCGCGCCGACGCGAAGCCGCTCACGCCGGGTGTCGCGGAGCGCATGCGAATTCCCCTGCTGCCCACCTCCTGGGTGTTCCGGAAGGGCTCCGTGCTGCGCTTCTCGCTGGCGGGGACGGATGCGCATCACATCAAGCAGATCCCGCATGGCCGCCCGCCGGTGCTGAGCCTGCATCTGGGCCAATGCGCCCTCGATCTGCCGTTGAAACCCTTCGAGGAGTGACCCGCATGCGCCCCACCCGCCGCGCCCTGCTGACCCAAACCCTGCTCACCTTGCCGCTGGCCAGCACAGCCTTCGCGCAATTCCCGGCACGCCCCTTGCGCATGATCCTGCCGCAGCCGCCCGGCTCGGCGAATGACGCGGTGGCGCGGATCATCGCCGAGCCCATGGGCCGCGCGCTGGGCCAGCCCGTGGTGATCGAAAACCGGCCCGGCGCGAATGGGATGGTGGCCATCAACCTGCTGAAGCAACAGGCGCCGGATGGCACGGCGATGCTGCTCTCCGGCGTCTCGCAGCTCTCCTTCAACCCGCATCTCTATCCGAATCTGCCCTATGATCCGGTGCGGGATTTCACCTATGTGGCGCCCGTCACGGATGCGCCCTTCATCCTGATTGCCAGCAAGCGCTCGGGCATCACCAATGTCGCGCAATTGCTGGAGCGCGCGCGGGCCGAGCCGGGGCGACTGACCTATTCCAGCGCCGGCATCGGCAATTCGACGCATCTCTCGGTGGAAATGATCGCGGATCGCGCGAATGTGCGCTTCACCCATGTGCCCTATGCCGGGGCCGGCCAGGCGCTGACCAGCGTGATCTCCGGCGAGACGGATTTCATGATCATCGTGCTGGCCGTGGCACTCGGCCAGGTGCGGGCGGGGGCGGTTTCGCCGCTTGCGCTGGTCGCGCCCAGGCGGCTGCCCTTCCTGCCGGACCTCGTCACCCAGGCGGAGGCGGGCATCACAGCACCGCTCATGCCGGGCTGGTTCGGGCTGCTGGGGCCGGCCGGCGTGCCCGAGCCGGTCGTGGTCCAGGTGAATGCCGCCGTGCGCGCGGCCCTGGCCGATGAGAATGTGCAGCGGCGGCTGGCCGATGTGGTGCTGGTGCCCATCCCCGGCTCACCCGCCGAGCTGCTGGCGCGCATGCAGGAGGATAGCCGCGTCTGGGGTGAATTCATCCGCGCGCGGGGCTTGCGGCCGGAATAGCGGCCCTTGCCGAACCGCGCCGTCGCGCTGACACTGTGACGCGTAGGAAACGGAAACATCCCATGAAACTCGCCTATTCGCCTGCCAGCCCCTATGTCCGCAAATGCATGGCCTGCGCCATCGCCCGCGGCATTGATGCCCAGATCGAGCTCTGGACGGTGCCCACGGTGGACCCCTCGCTGGTGCCGGTGAACCCGCTCTCGAAGGTGCCCTCCCTCGTCACGCCCGAGGGGCAGTCGCTCTATGACAGCCCGGTGGTCTGCGAATATCTCGACAGCGTCGGCACAGCGCCCGGCCTGTTCCCGGCACCTGGCCCCGCGCGCTGGAATGCGCTGCGCCAGCAGGCGCTGGGCGATGGCATCATGGACGCGACGCAGCCGCGCCGCCGCGAAGTGGCCCTGCCGCAGGATGAGGGACGCATCACCTATATCCAGGGCCAGCAGCTCAAGGTGACCCGCGCGCTGGACTCGCTGGAAGCCGAGGCCGACACACTCGGCATGCTCACCACCATCGGCGAGATCACCATCGCCTGCGCGCTGGGCTATCTCGATTTCCGCTATGCGCATGAGCCCTGGCGCCCCGGGCACCCGAAGCTGGAAGCCTGGTATGCCAAGGTGGTGGCGCTGCCGCCGATGGCGCGGACCATGCCGCCCGCTGGATGACAATTGCGCGACGGGGGTTTTGGCCTGGCCCCCGTCGCGCCTAACATGCGCGGCGCCCACGGAGACCGCCGCCATGTCCGCCACCGACCCACGCCTCACCCAGATCGCCGAGCTGATCGAACTGAAGGCCGATGGCCAATACGGCCTCTCCGACATCAACCAGCGGCAGCACGCGCTGCAAGCCGCCTGGCTGGCCGAGCGGGCCGGATGTTCGGAGGCGCTGATCGCCGCCGCCCTGCTGCATGACATCGGCCACATGGTGCATAACCTCGGCGAAAACCCGGCCGAGGACGGCGTGGATGATGAGCATGAGCGGCTGGGCCATGAATTCCTCGCCGGCATGTTCGGCCCCGCGGTGACAGAGCCGGTGCGGCTGCATGTGGCGGCCAAGCGGTATCTCTGCGCGGTGGAGCCGGATTACTTCGCCAAGCTCTCCCGCGATTCCGTCCTCAGCCTGAGCCTGCAAGGCGGACCGATGTCACCCGAGGAAGTCGCGGCCTTCGAAGCGGTGCCGGAATACGCCGATGCGGTACAACTGCGGCGCTTCGACGAGCAGGCGAAGGTGAAGGGGCTGGAGACGCCGCCGGCTGCGCATTTCCTGCGATATGTGGAGCGGGTGATCCGGCCACAGTAGAAAAGGGCCTCCGGCGGCTGGGGCCGAAAGGCCCCAGACCCCGATTATTCTCGCTCTATCCCGGCCATGCGGACGACCTCGGACCAACGGGCGCGTTCCGCAGTCAGCATGCGGTCCATGTCCTCGGGGGTGCCGCCGACGGGCTCGGCGCCCCAGCTCAGCAAGCGCTCGCGCACCTCGGGGATGCGGATGATCTGGTCGATCTCGCTGGCAAGGCGGCGGCGGATGTCCATCGGCGTGCCGGCCGGGGCCGCATAGCCCAGCCAGGCATTGGCCTCGTAGCCGGCAATCCCGGCCTCCTGCAGCGTTGGCACATCCGGCAGCAGCGAAAACCGCCGCGTGCCACCCACCGCCAGCGGCCGCAGCGTGCCTGCCCGGAAATCCTCCAGGAAGGACGGCG from Sediminicoccus sp. KRV36 encodes the following:
- a CDS encoding tripartite tricarboxylate transporter substrate binding protein, whose translation is MRPTRRALLTQTLLTLPLASTAFAQFPARPLRMILPQPPGSANDAVARIIAEPMGRALGQPVVIENRPGANGMVAINLLKQQAPDGTAMLLSGVSQLSFNPHLYPNLPYDPVRDFTYVAPVTDAPFILIASKRSGITNVAQLLERARAEPGRLTYSSAGIGNSTHLSVEMIADRANVRFTHVPYAGAGQALTSVISGETDFMIIVLAVALGQVRAGAVSPLALVAPRRLPFLPDLVTQAEAGITAPLMPGWFGLLGPAGVPEPVVVQVNAAVRAALADENVQRRLADVVLVPIPGSPAELLARMQEDSRVWGEFIRARGLRPE
- a CDS encoding glutathione S-transferase N-terminal domain-containing protein, which produces MKLAYSPASPYVRKCMACAIARGIDAQIELWTVPTVDPSLVPVNPLSKVPSLVTPEGQSLYDSPVVCEYLDSVGTAPGLFPAPGPARWNALRQQALGDGIMDATQPRRREVALPQDEGRITYIQGQQLKVTRALDSLEAEADTLGMLTTIGEITIACALGYLDFRYAHEPWRPGHPKLEAWYAKVVALPPMARTMPPAG
- a CDS encoding phosphonate degradation HD-domain oxygenase; this encodes MSATDPRLTQIAELIELKADGQYGLSDINQRQHALQAAWLAERAGCSEALIAAALLHDIGHMVHNLGENPAEDGVDDEHERLGHEFLAGMFGPAVTEPVRLHVAAKRYLCAVEPDYFAKLSRDSVLSLSLQGGPMSPEEVAAFEAVPEYADAVQLRRFDEQAKVKGLETPPAAHFLRYVERVIRPQ